The Tenacibaculum jejuense genome includes a window with the following:
- a CDS encoding phosphoglycerate kinase has product MKTINDFNFEDKKALIRVDFNVPLNDEFQVTDDTRIQSAKSTIIKILEDGGSCVLMSHLGRPKGVDEKFSLKHIVDKVREVIGVQVKFVEDCVGEAAEAAVAELKSGEILLLENLRFHGEEKAGDVAFAEQLSKLGDVYVNDAFGTAHRAHASTAVIAQFFPENKCFGHLLAKEIESIDKVLNNSEKPVLAVLGGAKVSSKITVIENILDKVDHLIIGGGMTFTFVKAQGGKIGDSICEDDKMDLALEILEKAKAKNVQVHIPVDVIAASAFDNNAETQVSDVNEIPDNWQGLDAGPKSLENFEAVVNQCKTILWNGPLGVFEMESFAKGTIALGNFIDNATKNGAFSLVGGGDSVAAVKQFGFADKVSYVSTGGGAMLESLEGRVLPGIDAILN; this is encoded by the coding sequence ATGAAGACAATCAACGATTTTAATTTTGAAGATAAAAAAGCATTAATCCGTGTAGATTTTAATGTGCCACTAAACGACGAATTTCAAGTAACAGATGATACTAGAATTCAGTCAGCTAAATCAACAATCATTAAAATTTTAGAAGACGGAGGAAGTTGTGTGTTAATGTCGCATTTGGGTCGTCCAAAAGGAGTAGATGAAAAATTTTCTTTAAAGCATATTGTTGATAAAGTACGCGAAGTAATTGGAGTGCAAGTAAAGTTTGTAGAAGATTGCGTAGGAGAAGCTGCTGAAGCTGCTGTTGCTGAATTAAAAAGCGGTGAAATTTTATTGTTAGAGAACTTACGTTTTCATGGCGAAGAAAAAGCTGGTGATGTTGCTTTTGCAGAACAATTATCAAAATTAGGAGATGTTTATGTAAACGATGCTTTTGGTACAGCGCATAGAGCGCATGCTTCTACAGCAGTAATCGCTCAGTTTTTTCCAGAAAATAAGTGTTTCGGACATTTATTAGCGAAAGAAATTGAAAGTATCGATAAGGTATTAAACAATTCAGAAAAACCTGTTTTAGCAGTTTTAGGTGGAGCAAAAGTTTCTTCTAAAATCACTGTAATCGAAAATATTTTAGATAAAGTAGACCACTTAATTATTGGTGGTGGAATGACATTCACATTTGTGAAAGCACAAGGTGGAAAAATTGGAGATTCTATCTGCGAAGATGATAAGATGGATTTAGCTTTAGAGATTCTTGAAAAAGCAAAAGCTAAAAATGTACAAGTTCACATTCCTGTTGATGTAATTGCTGCTAGCGCTTTTGATAATAATGCAGAAACTCAAGTTTCAGATGTAAATGAAATTCCAGATAACTGGCAAGGATTAGATGCTGGTCCGAAATCATTAGAAAATTTTGAAGCTGTAGTAAACCAATGTAAAACGATTTTATGGAACGGACCTTTAGGTGTTTTTGAAATGGAAAGTTTTGCAAAAGGAACAATCGCTTTAGGAAACTTTATCGACAATGCAACTAAAAATGGAGCTTTCTCTTTAGTTGGAGGAGGAGATTCTGTTGCAGCTGTAAAACAATTCGGATTTGCAGATAAAGTAAGTTACGTATCTACTGGAGGTGGAGCAATGTTAGAAAGCTTAGAGGGTAGAGTTTTACCAGGAATCGATGCGATTTTAAATTAA
- a CDS encoding GNAT family N-acetyltransferase, which translates to MISFTQTSDTSELKQILALQQRNLPKQLTEEEKKTQGFVTVEHDIEILSKMHNLHPHIIAKDNNSVVGYALSMSTSFKNEIPVLIPMFNEIDKLDIHPNFIVMGQVCVDKAYRGKGIFRGLYDTMVTTFSGQFTSIITEIDANNTRSLKAHEAIGFSDLCTYETEQQLWKVVVMSI; encoded by the coding sequence ATGATCTCTTTTACACAAACTTCTGACACTTCTGAGCTAAAACAAATCTTAGCATTACAACAACGAAACTTACCCAAACAACTTACTGAAGAAGAAAAGAAAACACAGGGTTTTGTGACTGTTGAACATGATATAGAAATACTTTCTAAAATGCATAATCTTCATCCGCATATTATAGCAAAAGATAATAATAGTGTTGTTGGCTATGCATTATCGATGTCTACATCATTTAAAAATGAAATTCCTGTTTTAATTCCTATGTTTAATGAAATAGACAAACTTGATATTCATCCGAATTTTATTGTAATGGGACAAGTTTGTGTTGATAAAGCATACAGAGGAAAAGGAATTTTTAGAGGTTTGTATGATACAATGGTTACAACTTTTTCTGGTCAGTTTACAAGTATTATCACAGAAATTGACGCTAATAATACTCGGTCTTTAAAAGCGCATGAAGCTATTGGGTTTTCTGATCTTTGTACTTATGAAACAGAACAACAATTATGGAAAGTTGTTGTTATGAGTATATAG